The Gemmatimonadota bacterium genomic sequence CGCCGTCGTTTGAGGCGATGATGGCCCGTGCGCGCGTTCCGGCGAACGCGCATGGCGACGTCCCGGTCGCTGGGGCTCGCCGACGCGTGTGGCGCTGGGCGGCGATCGCCGCACCACTCGCCGCCGCTGCTGGGGTGGCCCTGTGGCTCGGCCCGGACCGCGCGGGTGACCGTGAGTTCGAGCGCGCCGTGACCGAATGGTCGCGCACCGAACGTGCGTTACCTACCGATGGACTGCTTTCAGTACCTGGTTCAGAATACTTGCGACGACTCCCTGCCCTGGGTACCGGGGCGGTGGAGCGACGGAGACCCTCATGATGTCCCGAACGCCGTTCCCGCACCGCCTGACGGCGGCCGCGCTGGTCTGTGTGGTGTTGGCAAGCGCGCCCGCGGGTGCGCAAGCCGCGCCAACGATCGACGACCCGATCGCGAAGACCTTGTTCGAGCCGGAATTGATCATGAAGCACCGGCGGGCCATCGCGCTCACCGATGAGCAGCGCGATGCGATCAGCCGCCTGATTCGAGAGCTGCAGGGTCAGGTCGTCAGCCTGCAGTGGGAGTTGCAGGACCAAACCGAGGCGCTGGCAACGGAACTCGCCAAGCCCCGGGTGGACCTGGATCGCGCGAAAGACCGGCTGGATCGGGTGATGCAGACGGAACGGCGCATCAAGGAGGGCCACCTCACGCTGCTCGTCCGGATCAAGAACCTGCTCAACGCGCAACAGCAGGCGGCGCTGGCAAAGCTTCGGGCGGATCCATCGGCGGGAGTCGGGGGCGGTGAGGCGTCGTAGGGCTCGACGGTCGACAGGCCTAACGACAACGGGCCCCGGCCAGCGCCGGGGCCCGTTCCACATGATGACGCCGTGCGATCAGGCCTTCGGCCACCAGGTGAAGCCGATGCCGATCCTCGCTGAACCCGCTTCGATGTCGAGGTTGTTTACCGAAATCGGGCCGACATCCACCTTGTTGAAGGTGCCACCGGTGAGCTTGAGCGAGAGGTCCAGCGCCAGCTTACGCGTGAAGTAGGCAGAGAGCCCGCCGCCAAAGGTGATCGCGGCGCCACTGAAGCTCAGCTCGCCGACGGCCTGGCCGTTCACCTGTGCGTCGGCGACGCTCACCGACCGCCCACCTGCTGAGACTTCCAGATACGGCACCAGCCGCCGGAGCGAGTTGGCGAAGTGAAAGCGGGCTCCAACCTCCGCATGCGCCAAGTCCCATTGGCCTCCCACCCCTTGCCCTTCCTGCACCTCAACGCGTGAGCCATCGACGTGCACGAAGCCGGTGACGATGCGATTGAACCCGTAGCCGACGCGAAGACCGAATCCACCGCCGCCGCTGCGGTCCCCATTCTCGACCTCAAGCGAGGTGCCCATGAGGTGCGCTCCGAGCGAGAGTCCCCGGGTGGTCGAGCCTTGTGCCACGGCTGAACCGGGCGATGCGACGAGCGCCGCGACGGCAGCGAGGGCCATGCGGCGAAGGAGTGGCGAGGACAGGCGGCAGCGTGGTGTCATGACAGGACCTCGTGGCACGGAGAAGGGCGCGATCCCCCGGCGGCAGGGCCACCGGGGGACAACGCAATATAG encodes the following:
- a CDS encoding outer membrane beta-barrel protein, translated to MALAAVAALVASPGSAVAQGSTTRGLSLGAHLMGTSLEVENGDRSGGGGFGLRVGYGFNRIVTGFVHVDGSRVEVQEGQGVGGQWDLAHAEVGARFHFANSLRRLVPYLEVSAGGRSVSVADAQVNGQAVGELSFSGAAITFGGGLSAYFTRKLALDLSLKLTGGTFNKVDVGPISVNNLDIEAGSARIGIGFTWWPKA